Within the Meriones unguiculatus strain TT.TT164.6M chromosome 2, Bangor_MerUng_6.1, whole genome shotgun sequence genome, the region CTAGTCTTCTACTAATGTACTGCTGGGATACCCCTAGTCTGTGTCTAAGGGTACCTCTGGCTTGGGCCTTGAAGTTCAGCCCTTGAGTTGAGTTCCTTAGGTTTGGACACTTAGGGAAGGGCCATTTAATTCTTGTGAGCATCCATGCCTGTACCATTGTGGAAGTTGACTGTAGCTGTTGGACTTCTTACTGTTAAAAGGGGAAAGCTGATTCTAGAATCTTATTCTGTGTCTCTGGTAGCTCAGTACCattctggtgtttttttgtttttatttgggggggtgtttgtttttttaagatttagttatttgttttatgtgtatgagtgctctatctgcatgtacacctgcagcagatcccagtatagatggttgtgagccaccatatggttgctgggaattgaactcaggacctttggaagagcaaacaatgctctgaaccactgagccatctcttcagtccccctggtgtttttggttttgtttgtttgtttttgttttttagagctAATGAATATCTGGCCTAAGTAGTTAACCTTTTAATTGTTAAAGAAATTGGTATTTTTGCCGAGAAAATAATGGTAAATATAGAAGTAAAATGATCATAGCTTACTTTCCTAAGGAAAACAAACTTACCTGAAAAATAATAATGGGAATAAACACATTTCACCTGCCTGCAAGGTGACCTAGAACACTGTTTCCACACTGATGTGTGCTGACTGAAGCTGTGTCTCACCATTAGCAATTGTTACCCTAATTAGGAGCTCAGGACCCATCATAGGTATGTTCAGAACAGTGGCTGCAGTGCTGTAGTTTGACCCATAGGAGCATTGCAAAGCAGCAAATATATAGGTGATGTCACCAAGATAATAGCACAGATGGGACGTACAGCCTAGCACTGATCCCAAGATACTGTCCTGAGGCATGACGTGACTGAATAGTCACCACAGCCATTATCAGGCTATCCCAGGTGTGGTTAACAGATAGACAATGAGGTGGTTATAGTGTCCTGCTGTGCCAAGGTTTAGTGGTAGAAGATGCTAGAAGCTGATCACGGCATAGGGTGTGTTTCACAGTAGAGCCAAATTTGTAGTTAACAGGTAGTTTAGTAAGTAGTGTTGTGGACAGTTACAGTTATGAGAGGTAGTTACTGCAGCCTGTTGTTACAGTGGCTAGTTGGCATAGTTATCATGGTAGTTAGTGGCATCCGTTATCACGGATCTCCCCATGCCTCCCTCATGCAGTATGTGGCTCTCATGTGCCCTGTGCAGTTCCACATGTGACTTTGATGGGCCACAGCTGGGGTTCTCCCTGGGCAGTTCTCCCTGCATCCTCTTCTCACTCTTGCCTCTTGTTTACAGGGCATCTTCCACTTCCAGCTGGGCCGAGGCGAGCCGATGCTGCACACCCGCCTGAGGCCTCACTGCAAGGACTTCTTAGAGAAAATCGCCAAGCTGTATGAGCTGCACGTTTTCACTTTTGGTAGCCGTCTGTATGCCCACACCATCGCAGGTAAGTCAAGCACAGTATGAGGACTAAAAATGAATAGTGGCTgcaggttgtttccagttttcaaGGGCATTCTCTTCAAAACAAGGAACGGTGCAGAAACTTGGGTTAGCACTGGCAATTGCAGTGGGAAAGTTGCCTGGGACCATAGGTGGGTGGGAAGAGAAAACTTATGTGGGTGTGTTTTCAGCAGTTGTTCCCTTAGCTGGGGTTTTTGGAGCTCTGTTGTCCAAGTGTATTTGTGCCAAATGCTTTAATGGCCAGCGTGAGTTACTCAGGACTAAGTGACTTCTTGTCTTGGTTGGACATGAGCTACAGTGCTGGCACGTCCATGTGCCCTTAGTGTGCAGTGACCACCAGGTGGCAGCACTGGCTGTCAAGTGAGTGCTGGCCATAGCCAGATAGGAAATTACTTCTAAGCCACTGTACATCCCAGTTACTGCCTGAGTAAGTGACACGGTCCATCCCAGCAGGCTTTTGGCACCTGAAGAGCAGTTGCAGAGCTTGTTCAGCTGAGGGCTTTAAACCTCAGAGGTCTCAGAGCTGAGGAGGTGGTTCAGTGAGGACAgctcttgctgtgcaagcatgaggacctgagttcagatccccagcatgcACTAAAAATCAAAATGGCCTGCCAATTTCTGAACCAGTGAGATCAGATGCCAGGtttcaaaacaaagcagaaaacaacaaaaagaaacaaagcaaaaagtgataggtgttgacctctggccttcatacaTGCTTGCATGGCTGGGTACatccactacacacacacacacacacacacacacacacactacacacacactctTCAAAGATACTTACAGATTGATCTCTGAATTTGTTGATCAAGTTGGGAGCTTAGAATATACTTTTAAACATTAGTGTTGTCGTAGCCTGTTTTTAAAATAGGCTTTGTCTTTTGGGTCAACTTTAGGTTCACAGAAGAATTACAGAAGTTTCCCATATACACTGTTTCCTCCATAGACTCTACCCTACTACATACACCTTACTCTAAGCACATGCTGCCTCCCACTGTCAACAGTGCCAACCAGAATGTACACCTACTATCATTTGTGAAACTACGCTTATACCGTATTTGTCATGACCATTGAAGCCACGTGTTAAAGCTGATTCACTTTGTCTGAGATTTAGTGTTTTAAGATTGTGACTCTGTACCCAGGACAAGGGATTTGAAGGTTTGTGTAATAGGAAGGTGAGCCGTCTCAGACCAGTAATGAAGAATCCTGTGCACTGACTGCATATTCTAACCTTTAATCAGTAAGGTGATTATTAGCAGGTGGCCTTGGAAGACTATGAAAGTGACCTCAGGGAGGTACCATCAACAGAACAACTACCACCCAGCAGTGAAGCTGCTGACCCCTTGATCTTGAGTTTACAACCTGAGAACTATGATGTGTAGCTCCCTGTTGGTTATACATTGCTCAGTCTGCCGTGGTCTCCTGTGGCAGACCCGACAACTAAGGCATCCCTATGTAAAAGTAGATCCACACCGAGGCTTGCGGCTTTCCCACTGAAACTCTGCCTCTTTAGGTGGTAATTAGTGACTCATGGGCTAAGAGGGATAATGGTGCAAGCTTTAGGCAGGTGAAGAGGAGACCCATCAGCAGAGTCTAATGAAGAAAATATCCCAGGTGAAAGAGCACTCCAGAACTTTTTAAGTTAAAGGTATGCcagggtattaaaaaaaaagttaaaaatcataGAAATAGTCATCACTGTCGTGTCCATATTTATTCCCTCTTctcttgctttgtgtgtgtgtatttgcatagTCTTACATAGTTTGTCTAAGTGTTCGTACACATTCATGCACATTCTTGTCACATAAGATTCTTACATCATTGTGATTGTTAATAAATCTGTCACACGGCTGTCTCTTTTTGAGCAATTGCATTCGTTTTTCTCTTTTATCATAAGATAAGCATCCATTGAGCATTCAACATGAATATACCTTTCTGTACTTTGGACTGGCTTCTGTGGGTGAACACCTCAGCAACTGTGCATCCTGTCCATCTAGTAGCAATGCCAGTGCTTCTTATTTGGGCGCTGTAGATCTTGTCACAGTTGGGACAGTTGCTGACACAtcctagagcagcagttctcaacctccaGGTTGAGTGACCCTTTCATAGGGTCACATATCAACATGtcctgcataccagatatttacattacaattcctaacagtagcacaattagAGTTatgaaatcattttatggttgggggggggtcaccacaacatgaagaattaGGAAGGGTCTTGGaaataggaaggttgagaaccacttgtcTGTAGAGTCGTTCTTTGTTGTAGAAGCTATTTTATTGATCTGACCACATAAACCCAGCAAGGACCAGAATGAAGGAAGCTTAGGGACTGTCAGCAGTGAGcaaaaagacatttgcttaagCAAAGCCACATCCCGGGTTTCATCTGGGTCATACCCTCCTTAGTCCTTTTGACACTCAGTCAATGCGGTGCTGCATCAGGTCCTTGTCAGCAAGGCCCCAGTGAGGAAggtaagaggaaaagaaagaatgccGGGCAGCTTTTAGACCGGAAGCAGGAGAGAACACCTGCTACTTTGATAGTGTGTGTATTCATGCTGTTAACAGTGCCACACCGTAGGAGCCCACTAACAACCCTGGCCTTGGGGCTGCCAAAAGCAAAAAGACTCTGTTAAGAACATAAGTGTAAATTCTCCCAGGAACAATGCACGCCAGAGCCTGTGGATGGCTGGGGAATATCTAATACATCTGCTGACACTAGTGGTACTAATTGGAGGAGGGGTAGGTCAGCCTTTAGGAAGTGGGACTAGCGGGAAGAAGTGAGGTTAGGGCAGTGTTCTTAGGGGGACACTGGGAGCATGCACCTCCTCCTGGTATTCCTTCTGTGATGGACAATGCTATTGTAGGCCCAAAACAAAGGGTCCAGTAACTGTGGACTGAGACTTCCAGATCTGTTAGTCACAAGTCTTTCCTCCTGTGTGACAGTGACAGAAAGCTTACTACACTGTCTTTATTGGAGTACCCCAAATGTGGCGACCACCGAGGAAGAGGTGCATCCCCTGCCACGCTGTGCTGAGGCTACCTTTGCCACAGAAGCTTCATTCTGTGCCACTGACAGGCATTGAGGCTATCCATGGTCTCAGGCATCCTCTTGTATTTAGAAAAAGAAGCTTCATAGAGtgtgacatggcagagtgatgtGTCACTCTGAGCAGCACCAGAGTGTGGACAGACCCACAACCATAATTCTGTGAAGTACAGTGATAATTTACATGCTTTATAGAAAACTGTGTGGCTTACATTAATGTTGCTGTAGGCAGCAAATGTGGTTTTGTTGTAGaaattctgatgtgtgtgagagAAGAGCAGAGCTGAGTGAGCAGGTCTCCGCTGTACAGGGCACAGTGTGGAGTGCTGTATGCAGAGCATAACCTTTGTCCTTTCTTCCTACAGGCTTTTTGGACCCGGAGAAGAAGCTTTTTTCTCATCGAATATTGTCTAGAGATGAATGTATTGACCCATATTCTAAAACAGGAAACCTTAGGTATGTACTTGGCTGAATTGTCCTAGAGATACCTTACTATCCAGTTTGCTCTCTAAAAATTTCTGTTGGGAATCAGAATTTTCCAGGAATTTAACCTCTCTTCTCCAACTTCTAGCATAACCTGAAGAGTACTCAGAAAGTTTGTTCCCATATTAGATCTACAGTCCTCCCACATGGGCCCAGCCTAGTCTTGCTCTGGGTGCTCTGGCCAGTCTTTGCTAATGTTCTGTTGTTGTGATGGgacaccatgactaaagcagctttaaagaaagcatttaattgggggttgcttacagttttggaggATTGGTATATGATCGCTATTGTGGGGAGCACggcggcaggcaggcatggcgttggagtagtagctgagagcttacatctgtcTGATCCACAGTGAGGCTGGGTCTGGCCCATCACTCCCAGTgctacacctcctccaacaatcTCAAACAGTTACACAAAGCAGGAGCCAAGTATCCAAACATGAGTCTGTGgacccattctcattcaaaccaccacaggtccTAAGGGTCCTTCTGTGCCCTCGCTCCTATTCCCTCATCTGGACAGTTGTGAAACCTCTTCAGTGGTTTCTGTCAGAAACCACTGTTCAGTTCATTGTTTCTGTCAGAGTGGGGCGGTGGCCATCTGCCCTGCATGTGCTGGATGCTGGCTTGCGCTTCCCATCTCATCCATCTGTCTCCCATATCTCCCACCAGCTGGCCTCGGAGATTAGGCCTTGAATTTCAGACCTGTTTTAAGGCCTGGCTAGAACTCAATTGCTACAGAGTGCTGCACAGGCAGGAAACATGGACCACAGAGGTGCAGGTTTGGGACTCTTAAGGCAAAGTAGCCTAAAGAAAGTGCAGGGCCTGGAGGAAGCAGCAGTGTGACCACAGCAGCCGCCAGAACTTGACAGTTTTTCTTCACACAGCTTTCTGGGTTGAAGGATGAGGACACCAGTGCCAGCACCTCAGAGTTGGAAGTTATTAGGAATTTGCCTAGTATTCATCCCACTAATGTATGCAAACCTAAGCCAAAGTGTTATACCTTTCctgtttctactttttctttttttgtcatctttctctctctttcctgttatCTCTAAGCTTTTGTGACACAACCAGCACCTCCTCAGTCCTATTTGGAAAGCAGTTTTGTATCTGAAATTTCTCACTTTGCACAAGATGTTTCTCATTTCTACCAAGAAAGGACTGTATCCACCATTGTCATGTATCAAGTGGCATTTGTTTCTATAGTGTGTTTCTCTCAAGACCTGGACCACAGCCGTTATGTATGGCAGATGAAGGCTTGTATAGGCATCCTTTTTTGAAGTTTCATTTTTCGATTAATCCGCAGACTTTAAGAAGTgcaggggtttttgttttgttttgttttgtttctattaacTAGAAGAGAATGTGGCATGTTTATGTGAAGCAAAACCTCACTTTTTCTAGCTAGCATAGAGGGAGCAAACTGGGGGCAAAAGAAAGCATAAGGTAGCATTGGTGATTTATCAGAGTGCAAGGTTGTCTGAGGACTGGCTGTTAGACTCCAGTGGAACACTCTGGACAGTCATAGGCTGCTCCCTGCGGTATTCTGGGACATCTGAGGGTCCACTCTAAGGGTGCCAGATGAATACTTGGGACTAGAGCCTGGCCTTTGGGCTGTGTAGCTATGGTTATGAATGTAGTCTCACCATTTGTTTCCAAGAATTAAATTTTCAGAATTGTGTTCTAACCTATGACTGAAGTACTTACATTTTTAGTTTTCTCAAGGAGAACCAAGCAATGgaggaaaatattttaatgttactctccctgtgggggggggggggatagtgAACTAAATGAAAGCTCCCTGTTAGAGTTTGCTTCCTTTTTAGGTGTTTGCGTTTTGCTCTTCATATAAGGTTGAACATCCTAGGCTGTCCTTTTAGCATAATAAAAGATGACTGCAACTAGCAGATTATTGTCTATATAACTGCGTGGTTTGCTTGTAGAAACCTCTTTCCCTGTGGAGACTCAATGGTTTGCATTATTGATGACCGAGAGGATGTGTGGAAGTTTGCCCCTAATCTTATAACTGTGAAGAAGTATGTCTACTTCCCAGGCACAGGTGATGTGAATGCACCCCCTGGATCCCGAGAATCTCAGACACGGAAAAAAGGTGGGTGATCTTCTCAGTGTAGAAACCACATTTTGATAAATGTtgatctcttatttttttttttaatctctataATGACTTATAAATTGAATATTCACTTAATTctggtttgctttttatttgtatttctatttTCCTGATGCAGTTGGGTTTATGTAAGAAAAAGTCAGATCATACTAGGGGCTGATGATAATAATTCCGTGGTATACTGCTTACCTGCCTACCTTGCACAAGGCCCCGAGTTCAGTCCTGAGTACTGGAGGGTGGGAGTGGTGGGAGACAGCACACTGTTGTAAGTTTTGCTGGGTGAGTAAGATTAAAGATGCTGTCTGAGCATCTAAGTGAGATGCTGCTCCATTTCACCCCATGTTTTCTTAAAGAACATGACCAGTTGACACATGACTGAGCTTCAGCCATGGCCAAACAGAAATGGGGACAAGAAAGGACTCAGTCTAACCCAGAACCACATGTGCACAAGAAAAGGGCTAGATACAGTTTTTCAAAAGCAAGGAAAACAGCCCAACGCCTAGATTTGTCTTTGTAATACATAGAAAAATTATACTAGTATATTTCATGAtaagaaaaatatacatatagATCGACAAAAGAACCATACAAAGAAATGGGCAGATGATCACTGAGTAATGTCCACAGAGTCTGCCTTCAGGGAATTTCCAGCACAAGAATTTTATACCTAGTTAGATGGTCTTCTCGTATATActgctgagagagagagcaagagagcattCCCAAGTGTTAGAGCTCAGAAAATAATTCAGAATTTGTTTTCCAGCCAcctataaaatgaattttaaaaatgagggttttttttggggggggggaattaaGCTATAAATACAATGTACCTTTAATGTCATTAAATATAAAAGTttgaaatttggttctaaaatcAGGCAATATCAAAACAGCGTTATAACGCTTACAGAGGAACACTAAGAATATCTGAATATACATCCCATGTCCTGGATTATACATGCCATAGAAGCGGGAAGGTCTGGGGTACAGTTGCTCCACTTGTAAGAGCCAGCCCTAAACAGGGACTCAGTCTGCTGCCTGTGTGGAGACTGCAGGGAAATGGAAACATGTCCATTAGGCACAGGTGAGCCAGATCTATCCTAAGGAATTCAtagttcttttttcttgtttttctcttttatgaagacagtgtTTCTATGTAGCCTAGGCCCTCTGTCTCGGCCTCCCAACTACAGAGATTAGAGGTGTGTATCACCAAATTCAACTTAAAACTTTTGGTTTTaagtttttggtttcttgagatagggtttctctgcatagtcctgactgttctggaactcgctctgtagactgaccttgaactcacagagggtcaccagcccctgcctcctgagtgctgggaaggcTTGGTTTTAAGGCTTGGCTTATGGTGAATTTTAGTTTTGAAACAAAATGTTTAGAGTCGTGAAGTTAACTTCTGTAGTCACTAAAGTAAAATAAGAAGGCAAAACAGCTTTTCTAGGGCCTTATAGATGAGGATGCTGTCTTGGAAAGCCATGCCTGCATAGGCTGTAAACCAGAAGGTCTACATGGCCACAGGCCTGAGATGTTTATTGTTGAGCTCTTGGATCAGAAACTTCCTGAGGCCTGTGCTAGAGGACAGACAGTTCAAACCATCCTAGAGAGGGTTAAGGGTTAGTTTTGAATGTTATTTACCATTAGGTAACAGTCACCTTTCCTTTTGTGTGTATATTTAGTAAATCATTCTCCTAAAGGAGCCGAGGTCTTGGAACAAGCTCTGTCAGTGAAGGATCCTGAGGAAGGCAAACCTGCTCCTGGGGTGGAACAGAGCAATGGCCTTGGGAAGGCCTCCCGGGAGCTCAACGGTGGCGAGGCTGTGCCAGGAGCTTTTCCCACTAAAACAGATGAAAAGGATGCCTGGTCCCTCCCCCGGACCTCTCCTGCCAGCAACCCCAGTGGACAGGAGCTGACAGACCCTCCGGAGCTCACTGTGTCCTGTGACTGGGATGGCCGGACCACACCAGGGGTGCAGCCTACTCAGGGAGACTCCACCCAGGATTTGGATTTTGACTTGTCCAGTGACAGTGAAAGCAGTGATAGCAGCAAGTCAGAGGGTCAGAAGTCCTTCTCCTCTGCTTCTGATGGGGAGAATGAGGAGAAAAGAGGCCGGAAGAAGTCTCCAGCCACCCAGGACAGAACAAAAGTTCCGCAGGGTGGGCCCCCTGACATGAGTGGGGGGAGACCTACAGCAAGCCCCGTGGGAGAGTCTGGGCCAAGCCTCCACCCACATGACAAAGTGTCAGCCCTGGATACACAGGAGGAGGGTGAACGGGACAGCCTCTGTGGCCTAGGCAATGGCTGTGTGGACAGGAAGGAGGCCGAAACAGAGTCTCAGAACAGTGAGCAATCAGGTGTCACTGCAGGCGAGTCCCTGGACCAGAgtgtaggggaggaggatgaagaggacaCAGATGATGATGACCACTTGATACACCTGGAGGAGATCCTAGCCCGAGTCCACACTGACTATTACACAAAATATGACAGATACCTCAACAAGGAGCTGGAGGAGGCTCCAGACATACGGAAGATTGTGCCAGAGCTCAAGAGCAAGGTGCTTGCAGATGTGGCTGTAATTTTCAGTGGTCTGCACCCAACAAACTTCCCTGTGGAGAAGACTCGGGAGCATTATCATGCCACAGCCCTGGGAGCCAAGGTCCTCACCCAGCTGGTGCTGAGCCCTGATGCGCCAGACAGGGCCACTCACCTCATTGCAGCGCGGGCTGGTATGTGCCACCATCCCTATTCCCATGGGTAGGGACATACAACCAGCAGTGCCCCCGGTGGGCACGCACTGTGCTTGAGCATGGCCCCTCTTTTCGAAACTAGATCATAATACTGGCGCACTCTTTATCATCCTGATGTTTTAAAAACAGGGCGGCTGGCTAGGGAGGTACGTCAGTGGATGAAGTGCTGCCACATATCCTGAGTTGGAACCTCCAGAGCCCATGTAAAGCCAGGCACAGAGGCGGctgtctataatcccagtgttCCTACAGCATGATATGCTGACAGAGACAGGATCCCAAAGCTTACGAGTCAGGTAGCCTGGTGTAAGCAGCAACAAACAACAAAGGCCCAATCTCAAGGTAGAAGACAAAAACCAATATccaaggttgccctctgaccttcacgcACATACAGAGATATAAACGCACACAGGTTGATCATTGACTTTGGGTACAGTGTTTTTTCCTGGACACCTTTCACCTGTCTTGGGTCCCTGGAACAGTCACTTTCATGTTAGTTGTAACACGGTAGTAGTCGCTTCTTTAAGAAAagcttaaagaaaacaaatagttACTGTTTTAAATGGTCCTAATAAGCAATTGGACTGTTCCTAAATAAAGATCATCCAAGCTATCTAGGCACTGCTTGCCCCCTTACAATTTTTCCTCAACAGTAGTCGGTGAGTTAGGGCTTTCTAATGCCTCACCTCTAGGCTCTGCAGGGCTGTGTCAGGATGGCCCATTCTCATAGTCTCTCCAAAGGCTGCAGTTTTGTTTGACTCTGGCTCTAGACTTTACTGTCATTtggtctgtagggcatttttcaCAGATCAATGGGAATCAGGCAGGCTGTCTGGCCCCAGCACCACCTTTTGTCTGAGGAAGAAATGTATCATCAGCCTTCCTCACAAACAAAGGGTTTTCCTTCCAGAGCACTGAGAGCACAAATCGGGTCCTTCCTTGTTGTATTTTGTGTGCACCTGCTTGTGTAAGGACTGTTTTAGTGCCTGGTCCACATCTCCATTTTGTCAGGTTCTGAAGCTCAGTTCTCTATGGACACTTCAGCCATAGGGACAGTGGGATGTGAGAATCGTGTTCTCATCCTGCCTTTTCCTTTGAAGAGAGTGACTTCCTTGAAAACAAAGCTTGTCTGGGCCTCAGTTGGCCATCTTACAGCATGGGGTTACTGAGCTATATACAAAATAGCTATAAGACAGGGCAGGATCAGCTGTACACAGAGTGAGGAGTCACTCAATGGGTGATCAGGAGCCCTCAGGGGGCCCCTGGGACACACAGGAaggagtgtgtgagagagggaaAAGGGCCGGGCCAGGTGTCATACCTGTAAAGGAAGCCCTGGAATTCAAAAGTGACAGGATGGCTCAGTGTGGGAGAACTGACAGGGCCTCCCGATCTCTTGGCATGGGTGGTGCCAGAGCGCAGGTAATAGACAAGCCTGGAAGGCAGGGATAATTTAAGGGTTAGGAAGTGGTTTAGGAGCAGACATCCTGTTGGCAGAGGTTGAATGCCCAGTAGTGAGGAGGATGCTCATCGGTAAGCCTGGTGTGCAGCTCCATCCTAGCCCCCCTGTGGTACCACAGGACAGGCAGACTGACCCACTGTCTCTGCAGGCACAGAGAAGGTACGCCAGGCACAGGAGTGCAAACACCTGCACGTGGTCAGCCCCGATTGGCTGTGGAGCTGCCTGGAGCGCTGGGACAAGGTAGAAGAGCGACTCTTCCCACTCATAGATGAGGATGCCCGGGCGCACAGGTAGGTTCCCTCCCATGCACACCATCCTGATCTATGCTCCAGGTCCTCCTACCAGTTCCCTGGGATGTCCAGCCACAAGCAGGCCTCTACGTGAGGCCCTTGTGATCTTCCCAAGCTGGGCTGGGAGTGTCTGTGAACTTGGTTCTTCTTTATACCCAGCATTGTTTTCAGGGGGAAACTGAGCTCTGCCTGGATACAGTGAGGAAAGCCTTATATGCTGGAAGGTGTCTATCCAAGATCCATAATATATCAGTTACTTGTTCCAGTGCTGTGATACAGTACCCTGTCAGACGAGGGAGGGGTAGTTTATGCTGTCATGGTAGGGAGGTTCTGGTAGCAGgtgcttgaggcagctggtcacattgcatcagcatttagaaagaaagaatggtAAATATTGATGTTCAGCAAGCTTTCTCCTCTCTGTGTAGTGTAggacctgaggccagagtaggTACACCACCTACTTGAAGGGTGAGTCCTCTCTCCTCAGTTAATGTGCTCAGAATAAGCCTTCACAGGCTTGGccagaggcttgtctcctaggtgattgtAGATCTGTAGAGTTAGTTGTTATTAACCATTACAGACGCTACCCAGCTCCCACGGCTGCGATGTTCCTGAAAGGGGTCTGTTGTGCTCAGCCTGGTCTTGGCCTCCACAGAGTCATCTTGCAACTCCTCTGCGGACTCAAGGATGGGCAGCTGTTAGCATCCAGACAAAGCATTGGGTTGGGGCTTTTTTGTAGTAAGATGCAGTGTGGGATTCAATAGTAAATCCTAGTTTGCAAACATCTCTTCAGTGCTAATATTATTACACAAATTATATAAAGGCTATTCTAGATCTCAGAACCAAAGAGAGGGTGGTGGGGTGAAGGCCGTGGAACAGGTATGCAAAATTACTCAAAGACGGAGGCATATGGGAAAGTGGAACTTCCCATCTTTATGTATTTATGATGAGAGGCTTGTGGTTGTTAGGGGCAAGTGACAAGTACAAATGCCAGTTTCAGAGAGTATCTCTGGTCATCAG harbors:
- the Ctdp1 gene encoding RNA polymerase II subunit A C-terminal domain phosphatase isoform X3; protein product: MEAPPAAGIPTEGASATAGAEVRCPGPTPLRLLEWKVAAGATVRIGSVLAVCEAASSAQPAGPATARASSGGCVRAARAERRLRSERAGVVRELCVQPGQMVAPGALLVRLEGCSHPVVMKGLCAECGQDLTQLQSKNGKQQVPLSTATVSMVHSVPELMVSSEQAEKLGREDQQRLHRNRKLVLMVDLDQTLIHTTEQHCPQMSNKGIFHFQLGRGEPMLHTRLRPHCKDFLEKIAKLYELHVFTFGSRLYAHTIAGFLDPEKKLFSHRILSRDECIDPYSKTGNLRNLFPCGDSMVCIIDDREDVWKFAPNLITVKKYVYFPGTGDVNAPPGSRESQTRKKVNHSPKGAEVLEQALSVKDPEEGKPAPGVEQSNGLGKASRELNGGEAVPGAFPTKTDEKDAWSLPRTSPASNPSGQELTDPPELTVSCDWDGRTTPGVQPTQGDSTQDLDFDLSSDSESSDSSKSEGQKSFSSASDGENEEKRGRKKSPATQDRTKVPQGGPPDMSGGRPTASPVGESGPSLHPHDKVSALDTQEEGERDSLCGLGNGCVDRKEAETESQNSEQSGVTAGESLDQSVGEEDEEDTDDDDHLIHLEEILARVHTDYYTKYDRYLNKELEEAPDIRKIVPELKSKVLADVAVIFSGLHPTNFPVEKTREHYHATALGAKVLTQLVLSPDAPDRATHLIAARAGTEKVRQAQECKHLHVVSPDWLWSCLERWDKVEERLFPLIDEDARAHRDNSPAAFPDRQNVLPTALFHPTPIHSKAHPGPEVRIYDSHTGKLIRMGTQGPVPAPSSAPLIPGEPSSFSWTAVLPEFKAATKSVCAGVHLRNTCAVCFPRCGNQLSFSFIFP
- the Ctdp1 gene encoding RNA polymerase II subunit A C-terminal domain phosphatase isoform X2 codes for the protein MEAPPAAGIPTEGASATAGAEVRCPGPTPLRLLEWKVAAGATVRIGSVLAVCEAASSAQPAGPATARASSGGCVRAARAERRLRSERAGVVRELCVQPGQMVAPGALLVRLEGCSHPVVMKGLCAECGQDLTQLQSKNGKQQVPLSTATVSMVHSVPELMVSSEQAEKLGREDQQRLHRNRKLVLMVDLDQTLIHTTEQHCPQMSNKGIFHFQLGRGEPMLHTRLRPHCKDFLEKIAKLYELHVFTFGSRLYAHTIAGFLDPEKKLFSHRILSRDECIDPYSKTGNLRNLFPCGDSMVCIIDDREDVWKFAPNLITVKKYVYFPGTGDVNAPPGSRESQTRKKVNHSPKGAEVLEQALSVKDPEEGKPAPGVEQSNGLGKASRELNGGEAVPGAFPTKTDEKDAWSLPRTSPASNPSGQELTDPPELTVSCDWDGRTTPGVQPTQGDSTQDLDFDLSSDSESSDSSKSEGQKSFSSASDGENEEKRGRKKSPATQDRTKVPQGGPPDMSGGRPTASPVGESGPSLHPHDKVSALDTQEEGERDSLCGLGNGCVDRKEAETESQNSEQSGVTAGESLDQSVGEEDEEDTDDDDHLIHLEEILARVHTDYYTKYDRYLNKELEEAPDIRKIVPELKSKVLADVAVIFSGLHPTNFPVEKTREHYHATALGAKVLTQLVLSPDAPDRATHLIAARAGTEKVRQAQECKHLHVVSPDWLWSCLERWDKVEERLFPLIDEDARAHRDNSPAAFPDRQNVLPTALFHPTPIHSKAHPGPEVRIYDSHTGKLIRMGTQGPVPAPSSAPLIPGEPSSFRSMTFLEKAVTTVTVRRRSQKTKTMNRREHRSPGSPGHQGSEENSL
- the Ctdp1 gene encoding RNA polymerase II subunit A C-terminal domain phosphatase isoform X1, whose protein sequence is MEAPPAAGIPTEGASATAGAEVRCPGPTPLRLLEWKVAAGATVRIGSVLAVCEAASSAQPAGPATARASSGGCVRAARAERRLRSERAGVVRELCVQPGQMVAPGALLVRLEGCSHPVVMKGLCAECGQDLTQLQSKNGKQQVPLSTATVSMVHSVPELMVSSEQAEKLGREDQQRLHRNRKLVLMVDLDQTLIHTTEQHCPQMSNKGIFHFQLGRGEPMLHTRLRPHCKDFLEKIAKLYELHVFTFGSRLYAHTIAGFLDPEKKLFSHRILSRDECIDPYSKTGNLRNLFPCGDSMVCIIDDREDVWKFAPNLITVKKYVYFPGTGDVNAPPGSRESQTRKKVNHSPKGAEVLEQALSVKDPEEGKPAPGVEQSNGLGKASRELNGGEAVPGAFPTKTDEKDAWSLPRTSPASNPSGQELTDPPELTVSCDWDGRTTPGVQPTQGDSTQDLDFDLSSDSESSDSSKSEGQKSFSSASDGENEEKRGRKKSPATQDRTKVPQGGPPDMSGGRPTASPVGESGPSLHPHDKVSALDTQEEGERDSLCGLGNGCVDRKEAETESQNSEQSGVTAGESLDQSVGEEDEEDTDDDDHLIHLEEILARVHTDYYTKYDRYLNKELEEAPDIRKIVPELKSKVLADVAVIFSGLHPTNFPVEKTREHYHATALGAKVLTQLVLSPDAPDRATHLIAARAGTEKVRQAQECKHLHVVSPDWLWSCLERWDKVEERLFPLIDEDARAHRDNSPAAFPDRQNVLPTALFHPTPIHSKAHPGPEVRIYDSHTGKLIRMGTQGPVPAPSSAPLIPGEPSSFRAVQPHQQQMFGEELPEAQDGEQPGPARRKRQPSMSETMPLYTLCKEDLESMDKEVDDILGEGSDDSDSEKKKPEDQDNEQERAPKPRKPRAPGIRREQPIGLSSSGERSTTGMRGPRGHKRKLNEEDAASESSGESSNDDEEGSSSEADEMAAALEAELNDLM